The genomic window TCTACATGACGTCCAACTACCGCATTCCCACCGACGGCACGCCCGTCGACTGGAGCGGCATCAACAGCAACATCTACCAGCGCAACCGCAACGTCAACCAGATGGTGCTGCAGGACCGGCTCTGCGCCCTCGCCGGCGCGGAGGACGGCGCAGTGTTCGCCAGCGGCGTGGCGGCGCTGATGAGCGTGTTCACCACGTTCCTCAACTCGGGCGACCACGCCGTCGTCTCCGAGGTCTGTTACAGCGCCACGAACCTGCAGTTCCGCGAATTTCTGCCGAAGAAGTACGGCATCCAGGTAACGTTCGTGGACATCACCGACGCGGAGGCGGTGCGCCGCGCCGTGCGCCCCAACACGAAGCTGATCCACGCCGAAACGCCCGGCAACCCGACCACGGGCATCGCCGATCTCGACGCGCTGGCGCGGATCGCCCACGAGGCGGGAGCGCTGCTCTCCGTCGACGCCACGTTCGCCGGGCCGATCTGCCTGCGCCCGCTCGAGCACGGGGCCGACCTCGAGATCCACAGCATGACCAAGTACATCAACGGCCACGGCGATTCGCTCGGCGGCTGCGTGCTGGGGCGCCGCGAGCTGCTGACGAAGATCAAGGAAGAGGCCATGGTCAACTACGGCGGCATCCTCAGCCCGTTCAACGCCTGGCTGGTGGCGCGCGGGCTGGCGACGGCGCCGCTGCGCATGGCTCAGCACTGCCGCGCCGCGCAGGCGGTGGCGGAATTCCTCGAACGGAGTCCGGCCGTGCGCTTCATCTGGTATCCGGGACTGGCGAGCCATCCTCAGCACGAACTGGCCAAGCGCCTCATGGGCGGCCAGTACTCGGGCATGATCTCGTTCGACATCAAGGGCGACGAGCGGGTCCATCAGAAATTTCTCGACAGCCTGCGCCTGATCACGCACGCCGTGTCGCTCGGTGACATCGAAAGCCTGATCGTCTACTACGACAAGAACAGCGACAAGCTGCCCCACTATCCGCCCGTCTACCGCGAGGGCTTCTTCCGCTTCAGCGTCGGGCTCGAAGACCCCGCCGACCTGATCGCCGACCTGCAGCAGGCCCTCGAGGCCAGCGGCGCGCTGTCGGCGTAGCCTCGCGGAACAGCCGCGGCGCGCCCGGCGAAAATTTTCTCGAGGAGGTCTTTCATGATGAGCGAACCAACCGCCCAAGCGGCGGCAAAAAGGAAACTGCACATGCCCGACACCTGGCTGGTCGTCTTCGCCATCGTCGCGGTCATGGCCGCGCTGTCCTGGGTGATCCCGTCGGGCAGCTTCGACTACCAGAAGGTCGACGTCAACGGCACGATGCGCAGCGTCGCCGTCGCCGGATCGTACCACGCCATCCCCAAGGCGCAGACGAAGCCCACCGGCTTCATCGGCCTTTTCGCCTCGCTCTATCAGGGCTGCTACGAGGCCGCCGACATCATCTTCGTCATCCTCACCTGCGCAGCCACGTTCGGCGTCATGGTCAAGACCGGCGCGTTCCACGCCGGCATCGGCAAGGTCATGAAAAAGGTCGGCCGCCGCGAAAAGCTGCTCATCCCCATCCTCATGGTCCTCTTCGGCCTGGGCGGTTCGGTCTTCGGCATGCTCAGCGAGTTTTACGGCTTCTACCCGTTGATCGTCGGCCTCGGAGTCGCCATCGGCTACGACGCGATGACGGGATTTGCCATCCTCGCCCTCGGCGAGTACGTGGGCTTCATGGCCGCGACGCTCAACCCCTATTCGGTCGCCGTCGCCCAGTCCATCGCCGGCGTGCCGCTCTATTCCGGCGTCGTCTACCGCGCCATCTGCTTCGCCGTGTTCATGGGCCTCTGCATCGCCTACGTGATGCGCTACGCCGCGAAAGTGAAAAGATCGCCCCAGTCCTCGGTGATGTACGGCGAACCCTGCCTCCATTCCTTCGACCGCGGCGAGCTCGACCAATACCGGTTCACCTGGCGGCACGGGCTGATCCTGCTCGACGTGCTCGTCACGCTGGCCGTGCTGATGATCGGCCTGACGCAATGGGGCTGGGGCTACAAAGAGCTCTGCGGGCTGTTCATCGTCATGTCGGCCGCGGCGGCGCTGATTTCCGGCTGGAACCCCAACAGGTACTGCGCCGAAATGCTGACGGGGGCCAAAGGCGTGCTCTGGGGCTGCATCCTTACCGGTCTGGCCAAGAGCATCGTCGTGATCATGAAGGACGCCCAAATCATGGACACGATCATCAACGCGCTCGCCAATCTGCTCAAAAACGCGCCCTCGGCCATCTCCGCGCAGCTGATGTTCGTCGTGCAGACGGTCATCAATTTCCTCGTGCCCTCGGCCTCCGGCCAGGCGGCCGTGACCATGCCGATCATGGCACCCCTGGCCGACGCGCTCGGCGTCAGCCGTCAGGTGGCCTGCCTGGCCTATCAGTTCGGCGACGGGCTCTCCAACATCCTCTGGCCGACCTGCGGCATCGTCGTCATCTGCGGCCTCGCCGACATCCGTTACGACCTGTGGCTGAAATGGTTCGCCAAGCTCTTCGCCATGCTCTTTCTCGCGCAGATGATCATGATCGAGATCGCCGTGCTGATGGGCTGGTAACGCAAACGCCGCCGCGGCAAAACGACGAAAAGCGGAAAAACATCATACCCCTGACATAACGCAACGTCCGGCAGCTTAACAGCTGCCGGACGTTTTTCAGCGGCGATGTTCCACGTGGAACATCGCCGCCGAAGCATTTTTCCATACCAATTTTCAAGAAGGGTCTTCGGCCACCGCGCGCTTTGTTTCTAGAAAACGGCGTAATCCACGTCCTTCGGGTCGCCGATGAACGGCTGACGGCGCGGCGGCGTCTCCGTCAGCGGCCGTGTCTTTCCGTCCGGCGCGTTCTTCGGGCGGCGAGTTCACTCGACGGCGTCCTCGACGTTGTTGAGATAAAAAAGGCAGTCCATGACCGCCCCCTTTGAGAAGTCGACGCACGCCTTCATATACTCGAAGTGCTTTTTGTCGGCGTCGCTTCCGTGGTTCAGGGCTTTGTCGTTCGAGAAATTCACGTCTTCGGCGGAAAAAAACATGTACAGATATGTCACGCCGTTTTCGACCGCCTTGAAATAAGCCTCCAAATACGCTTTCTCCTCCTTCAGAAGCCGTTCGCCCGTCTCCCTGTTGTCGTTCAGGAAACGAAGCCACTCTTCCGCGACGTCTTCCCGGCCTTTGATGATTTCAAATTTATACAGCTTATTGTCCAATTTTTTCTTCATGAGCCCTCCTTCCCGGCATTCGCCGCAAGCGCCTTCAAACGAAAGGGGGAAAGAGGCAGGCCGAACGTCAGCCCGCTTCTTCCCCCCATATTTTTTGCCTTGGAACCGTTTTCCTTTTGGCGCCGGATTTAGACCGCCTCAGACGCAGCCGCTTCTTTCTTCAAGCTGACCTCCGGCTCGCGGGGGATGCTGAACAGTGGGATGAAACGGTCCCAGCCGGTGATCGTCAGGACCAGCATCGAGACCACGGCGACCCAGGCGAAATAGTTGTGCGTGATCACGCCCATCACCGTCAGCGTGTCGGCCGCCAGCGGATACACCGACGTGGCGATGCCCATGAAGAAGCCCATGTAGGCGTGCCACGGGATCAGCTGCGACCCGAGCACGGCCATGGCGTCGGCATACGTGGCGTTGCGCAGCGCCAGACGGTACATGGCCTTTTCGTCGCCCCGCACCGATTTCTCCGTGAGGTTCTTGATGATCGGGCTGATCGTGACGATCTGCGCCATCTCGTCGGCCATCGCCGCGTTGCCGATCAGGCACAGCAGCGCGTTGCAGAACATCAGCTGGCGCACTTTGGAGACGACCTTCAAGATCATCGCGGCGATCGAATCGAACGCGTTCATCTTGCGCATGACGCCGCCG from Pyramidobacter piscolens W5455 includes these protein-coding regions:
- a CDS encoding trans-sulfuration enzyme family protein, whose product is MERKLSVNTLAVHAGARRDDAFGAINTPVYMTSNYRIPTDGTPVDWSGINSNIYQRNRNVNQMVLQDRLCALAGAEDGAVFASGVAALMSVFTTFLNSGDHAVVSEVCYSATNLQFREFLPKKYGIQVTFVDITDAEAVRRAVRPNTKLIHAETPGNPTTGIADLDALARIAHEAGALLSVDATFAGPICLRPLEHGADLEIHSMTKYINGHGDSLGGCVLGRRELLTKIKEEAMVNYGGILSPFNAWLVARGLATAPLRMAQHCRAAQAVAEFLERSPAVRFIWYPGLASHPQHELAKRLMGGQYSGMISFDIKGDERVHQKFLDSLRLITHAVSLGDIESLIVYYDKNSDKLPHYPPVYREGFFRFSVGLEDPADLIADLQQALEASGALSA
- a CDS encoding YfcC family protein → MSEPTAQAAAKRKLHMPDTWLVVFAIVAVMAALSWVIPSGSFDYQKVDVNGTMRSVAVAGSYHAIPKAQTKPTGFIGLFASLYQGCYEAADIIFVILTCAATFGVMVKTGAFHAGIGKVMKKVGRREKLLIPILMVLFGLGGSVFGMLSEFYGFYPLIVGLGVAIGYDAMTGFAILALGEYVGFMAATLNPYSVAVAQSIAGVPLYSGVVYRAICFAVFMGLCIAYVMRYAAKVKRSPQSSVMYGEPCLHSFDRGELDQYRFTWRHGLILLDVLVTLAVLMIGLTQWGWGYKELCGLFIVMSAAAALISGWNPNRYCAEMLTGAKGVLWGCILTGLAKSIVVIMKDAQIMDTIINALANLLKNAPSAISAQLMFVVQTVINFLVPSASGQAAVTMPIMAPLADALGVSRQVACLAYQFGDGLSNILWPTCGIVVICGLADIRYDLWLKWFAKLFAMLFLAQMIMIEIAVLMGW
- a CDS encoding DUF6176 family protein codes for the protein MKKKLDNKLYKFEIIKGREDVAEEWLRFLNDNRETGERLLKEEKAYLEAYFKAVENGVTYLYMFFSAEDVNFSNDKALNHGSDADKKHFEYMKACVDFSKGAVMDCLFYLNNVEDAVE